The Sulfurimonas hydrogeniphila genome includes a window with the following:
- the fliI gene encoding flagellar protein export ATPase FliI: MPLSSLKEKLANKNYSVSFGEVVKINATIITAKGLHVSISDMVKIVSDTTGQETVGMVTEIDADLFFITPFSFVEGFRSGDKVFLDSTGLNIPVGPALLGRVVDPFMRPVDGKGSLKEGKLTPIIKAPIAAMKRGMIDEVFSVGVKSIDGLLTCGKGQKLGIFAGSGVGKSTLMGMIVRGADAPIKVVALIGERGREVPEFIEKNLGGDLTNTVIVVATSDDSPLMRKYGAFAAMSVAEHFKDQGRDVLFIMDSVTRFAMAQREIGLALGEPPTSKGYPPSSLTLLPQLMERAGKEEGKGSITAFFTVLIEGDDMGDPIADQSRSILDGHIVLSREMTDFGIYPPVHILNSASRVMSDIITPEHLKAVMKFRRLYTLLKENETLIRIGAYTKGSDAELDEAIDKKEDMEKFITQDSTIQIPFSETVEVLTALMNS; the protein is encoded by the coding sequence ATGCCATTATCATCACTGAAAGAGAAACTTGCAAATAAAAACTATTCGGTCTCTTTTGGCGAGGTTGTGAAAATAAACGCAACGATTATCACGGCAAAAGGTTTACATGTAAGCATCAGCGATATGGTAAAGATTGTCTCAGATACTACAGGACAGGAGACTGTTGGGATGGTAACGGAGATTGATGCAGATCTCTTTTTCATTACACCTTTTTCATTTGTAGAGGGATTTCGTTCGGGAGATAAAGTATTTTTAGATTCCACAGGCTTGAATATTCCTGTGGGCCCTGCTCTTTTGGGACGTGTAGTAGATCCGTTTATGCGCCCTGTTGACGGCAAAGGCAGTCTGAAAGAGGGAAAGCTTACTCCTATCATAAAAGCACCAATAGCGGCAATGAAAAGAGGCATGATAGATGAAGTTTTTTCTGTGGGGGTCAAATCAATTGACGGACTGCTTACCTGCGGAAAAGGACAGAAACTCGGAATATTTGCAGGAAGCGGTGTCGGAAAATCAACCTTGATGGGTATGATTGTCCGCGGAGCAGATGCCCCTATCAAGGTCGTAGCGCTCATCGGTGAACGCGGTCGTGAAGTTCCTGAGTTTATAGAAAAAAATCTCGGTGGTGATTTGACAAATACTGTTATAGTCGTGGCAACGTCAGATGATTCTCCTTTGATGCGAAAATACGGTGCTTTTGCCGCAATGAGTGTTGCCGAACATTTTAAGGATCAGGGCAGAGATGTGCTCTTTATTATGGATTCTGTCACACGTTTTGCTATGGCACAGCGTGAAATAGGGCTGGCACTTGGAGAACCACCGACTTCAAAAGGCTACCCTCCCTCCTCTCTCACCCTTTTGCCCCAGTTAATGGAACGTGCCGGAAAAGAAGAAGGCAAAGGAAGCATTACGGCCTTTTTTACCGTCTTGATAGAGGGGGATGATATGGGTGATCCTATCGCTGATCAGTCCCGTTCCATTTTAGACGGACATATTGTACTCTCACGGGAAATGACAGATTTTGGCATCTATCCGCCTGTGCATATTTTAAATTCGGCTTCAAGGGTTATGAGTGATATCATTACACCGGAGCATCTCAAGGCAGTGATGAAATTTAGGCGACTGTATACATTGCTCAAAGAGAATGAAACGCTCATAAGAATAGGTGCCTATACAAAAGGCAGTGATGCTGAACTTGACGAGGCTATTGATAAAAAAGAGGATATGGAAAAATTCATAACGCAAGATTCGACAATACAGATACCGTTTAGTGAGACTGTCGAGGTGTTAACTGCTCTTATGAATTCATAA
- the rlmN gene encoding 23S rRNA (adenine(2503)-C(2))-methyltransferase RlmN, whose amino-acid sequence MKPSLYDFTQKELTQLVKPSFRAKQIYGWLYHQYAQDFDAMKNIPKALKEELSEKYTINPMEIVRKEESSDGTIKYLLQLQDGKTVEAVWLKMKDEQVDENGEITQEAKYTVCVSTQVGCKVGCSFCLTAKGGFTRDLTAGEIVAQVVTLKRDNKHKHNRKINIVYMGMGEPLDNLENLAQAIEIFKEEEGLAISAKRQTVSTSGLSNKIDKLGQMDLGVHIAISLHAVDDELRTELIPMNKAHNINSIIEAVKRFPIDTRKRVMFEYLVIKNKNDDLGSAKKLVKLLSGIKAKVNLIYFNPYPGTPYERPSREDMIKFQEYLINHGLLSTIRDSKGIDISAACGQLKEKNQDEINS is encoded by the coding sequence ATGAAACCTTCTTTATATGACTTCACACAAAAAGAACTGACACAGTTAGTCAAACCATCTTTTCGTGCCAAACAGATTTATGGTTGGCTGTATCATCAGTATGCACAGGATTTTGATGCAATGAAAAACATCCCAAAAGCATTAAAAGAAGAACTGAGCGAAAAATATACCATCAATCCCATGGAAATCGTACGAAAAGAAGAGTCGAGCGACGGTACAATAAAATATCTTTTGCAGCTACAGGACGGCAAGACCGTTGAAGCAGTCTGGCTTAAAATGAAAGATGAGCAAGTTGATGAAAATGGTGAAATAACACAAGAGGCAAAATATACAGTCTGTGTTTCCACACAGGTTGGCTGCAAAGTCGGCTGTAGTTTTTGTTTGACGGCCAAAGGCGGTTTTACCCGTGATTTGACTGCCGGAGAAATTGTTGCACAGGTAGTAACACTCAAACGTGACAACAAACACAAACATAACAGAAAGATAAATATAGTGTACATGGGAATGGGGGAACCTCTCGACAATCTTGAAAATCTTGCACAGGCTATAGAAATTTTTAAAGAAGAAGAGGGACTTGCCATTTCTGCAAAAAGACAAACAGTAAGCACAAGTGGTCTCAGTAACAAAATAGACAAACTCGGTCAAATGGATCTGGGTGTACATATAGCCATATCACTCCATGCAGTTGATGATGAACTGCGCACAGAGCTTATTCCGATGAATAAAGCACATAACATCAACTCAATTATAGAAGCGGTAAAACGTTTTCCAATTGATACACGCAAGCGTGTTATGTTTGAATATCTTGTCATTAAAAATAAAAATGATGATTTGGGTTCTGCAAAAAAACTTGTAAAACTTCTTAGCGGAATTAAAGCAAAAGTAAACCTTATCTATTTTAATCCCTATCCTGGTACACCTTACGAACGTCCATCACGCGAAGATATGATCAAATTTCAGGAATACCTTATAAACCACGGTTTACTCTCTACCATACGCGATTCTAAAGGAATAGATATCAGTGCCGCTTGTGGACAGTTAAAAGAAAAAAATCAAGATGAGATAAACAGTTAG
- a CDS encoding CZB domain-containing protein — MKKDETLKSLENAEIELTRFVETAKSLIDGIDPEDRILPTSSRETKFGQWFYTDGQKLKILSNNPLECMSNIEELHDKLHERYREIFDLYFAEEKKGGFLSRIFKPKQKVLTESELKLVNEKYLEMQQIAEELLAEIARLQRRLVAVSEEKINALV, encoded by the coding sequence ATGAAGAAGGATGAAACATTAAAAAGTTTAGAAAATGCAGAAATAGAATTGACAAGGTTTGTAGAAACAGCAAAATCCTTAATAGACGGGATAGATCCGGAAGATAGAATTTTACCGACTTCATCCAGAGAAACAAAATTTGGTCAATGGTTTTATACCGATGGACAGAAGTTGAAGATACTCTCAAACAATCCGCTGGAGTGTATGAGCAATATTGAAGAGCTTCATGACAAACTTCATGAAAGATATCGTGAAATTTTCGACTTGTATTTTGCTGAAGAAAAAAAAGGCGGATTTTTATCAAGAATATTTAAACCAAAGCAAAAGGTATTGACTGAGTCGGAGTTGAAGCTTGTAAACGAAAAGTATCTTGAAATGCAACAAATAGCCGAAGAACTTTTGGCAGAAATAGCAAGACTGCAAAGACGACTAGTGGCCGTTTCAGAAGAAAAAATCAATGCTTTAGTATAA
- the rsmA gene encoding 16S rRNA (adenine(1518)-N(6)/adenine(1519)-N(6))-dimethyltransferase RsmA, whose amino-acid sequence MNRESIVAKKKFGQNFLKDQSVLRQIVEAMPKNENKIVEIGPGLGDLTKFLVDVKSVEAFEVDTDLCKLLQSTFKEEIATKRLHINCGDVLNAWQSELVREPYDLVANLPYYIATNILLKALADPMCKNILVMVQLEVAEKFCATAGEKVFGSLSVIAQSIGTAQIVVKVPPTAFDPQPKVDSAVFLIEKNADRNDKEFEDMLRVAFSQPRKTLVKNLSSKYDRKKLQEVLEKLELALTVRPHQVSTNDYHQLYKLTRSLDGRRDTRGSTKQTSGTTQTK is encoded by the coding sequence ATGAATAGAGAAAGTATTGTAGCAAAGAAGAAGTTTGGACAAAACTTTCTGAAAGACCAGTCAGTTTTAAGACAAATCGTCGAAGCGATGCCCAAAAACGAGAATAAAATCGTAGAAATTGGGCCTGGCTTAGGTGATTTAACTAAATTTTTAGTTGATGTCAAAAGTGTAGAAGCTTTTGAGGTAGATACCGATTTATGTAAACTGTTACAAAGTACATTTAAAGAAGAGATTGCTACCAAGCGACTCCATATAAACTGTGGAGATGTTTTAAATGCTTGGCAGAGTGAACTTGTGCGTGAGCCTTATGATTTGGTGGCAAATTTGCCCTATTATATTGCTACGAACATACTATTGAAAGCACTCGCAGATCCTATGTGTAAAAATATACTTGTAATGGTTCAACTTGAAGTAGCAGAAAAGTTTTGTGCAACTGCAGGTGAAAAAGTTTTTGGTTCTTTGAGCGTAATAGCCCAAAGTATAGGAACAGCACAGATTGTTGTGAAAGTTCCCCCGACTGCATTTGATCCTCAGCCCAAAGTGGATTCTGCTGTTTTTCTGATAGAGAAAAATGCTGATAGAAATGACAAAGAGTTCGAGGATATGCTAAGAGTTGCATTTTCGCAGCCTCGAAAAACTTTGGTGAAAAATCTATCTTCAAAATATGACAGGAAAAAACTTCAGGAAGTTCTGGAAAAACTGGAACTTGCATTAACGGTTCGGCCTCATCAGGTAAGCACTAACGACTATCACCAACTCTATAAATTAACAAGGAGTTTGGATGGCAGAAGAGACACAAGAGGCAGCACAAAGCAAACCTCAGGAACAACGCAAACCAAATAA
- the purB gene encoding adenylosuccinate lyase, producing the protein MVDRYSREEMASKWTYQAKYQAWLDVEVAVVKAWAKLGKIPQEDADKIVKNAKFDIKRIDEIEAVTRHDLIAFTTSVSESLGEESRWFHYGMTSSDTIDTAVALQMKDSLSLIIKDVKMIMESIKKRAMEHKMTLMVGRSHGIHGEPITFGLVLAVWYDEMARHLENLEQTMDVIAVGQVSGAMGNFAHAPLELEEYTCEELGLKPAPVSNQVIQRDRYARLATALALMASSIEKFAVQVRHWQRTEVYECEEYFAKGQKGSSAMPHKRNPILTENITGLARMIRAYANPAMENVALWHERDISHSSTERFWLPDAFITSDFMLHRMNNVIANLTVYPENMMRNLNLTGGLVFSQRVLLELPLQGVSREDAYRIVQRNAMKVWEEIQQGKPTVNEKGESLYLNHLLADEELRNSLSEEVIRECFNYDYYTKNVDKIFARVFK; encoded by the coding sequence ATGGTAGATAGATATTCACGGGAAGAGATGGCATCAAAATGGACATACCAGGCAAAATACCAGGCGTGGCTTGATGTTGAAGTTGCTGTAGTAAAAGCTTGGGCAAAACTGGGAAAAATCCCTCAGGAAGATGCGGACAAAATTGTTAAGAACGCAAAGTTTGACATTAAACGCATAGATGAAATAGAAGCGGTAACACGCCATGATCTGATTGCCTTTACAACTTCGGTATCAGAATCTCTCGGTGAAGAGAGCAGATGGTTTCATTATGGTATGACATCTTCAGATACTATTGATACAGCCGTTGCACTTCAGATGAAAGATTCCCTTTCGCTTATAATAAAAGATGTAAAGATGATTATGGAGTCTATTAAAAAACGTGCCATGGAACACAAAATGACTTTAATGGTCGGACGTTCTCACGGAATTCACGGAGAACCTATAACATTTGGTCTCGTGTTAGCTGTCTGGTATGATGAAATGGCTCGTCATCTCGAAAACCTTGAACAGACTATGGATGTTATAGCAGTCGGACAGGTAAGCGGTGCTATGGGAAATTTTGCGCATGCTCCTTTGGAACTTGAAGAGTATACCTGTGAAGAGCTTGGTTTAAAGCCGGCACCTGTTTCAAACCAGGTTATTCAGCGTGACCGTTATGCGAGACTGGCAACAGCTTTGGCATTAATGGCAAGTTCCATAGAAAAATTTGCCGTACAGGTTCGTCACTGGCAAAGAACAGAAGTATATGAGTGCGAAGAGTATTTTGCAAAAGGCCAAAAAGGCTCATCCGCAATGCCTCATAAACGCAATCCTATCCTCACAGAAAACATAACAGGTTTGGCTCGCATGATACGTGCCTATGCAAACCCTGCTATGGAAAATGTAGCTCTATGGCATGAACGTGACATCTCCCACTCATCCACAGAACGTTTTTGGCTCCCTGATGCATTTATTACAAGTGATTTTATGCTGCACCGCATGAATAACGTTATCGCAAACCTGACTGTATATCCTGAAAACATGATGAGAAATCTCAACCTGACAGGAGGACTTGTATTTTCTCAACGTGTTTTACTTGAACTTCCACTGCAGGGTGTGAGTCGTGAAGATGCCTACAGAATCGTACAGAGAAATGCCATGAAAGTCTGGGAAGAGATTCAACAGGGCAAACCTACGGTTAATGAAAAAGGAGAGAGCCTCTATCTTAATCATCTGCTTGCAGACGAAGAGTTGAGAAATTCACTCAGTGAAGAAGTTATCAGAGAATGTTTTAATTACGACTACTATACAAAAAATGTAGATAAAATATTTGCAAGAGTTTTCAAATAA
- a CDS encoding ribonuclease J produces MAEETQEAAQSKPQEQRKPNNNRKPNNNRRPNGNQKKPNGEKNANAKPRTNNNKNKSRGRHKRGASPIDDKLKAFVVKNQEAHKQRLNPHYKLDLESKARVRVTPLGGLGEIGGNIAVFETDNEAILVDVGMSFPDEEMHGVDILIPDFTYLHEIKHKIVGIIITHAHEDHIGAVPYLFRELQFPIYGTPLPLAMIGNKFDEHHLKEARKYFNPIEKRKVYKIGNDFEVEWMHMTHSILDSSSVAITTAAGTVIHTGDFKIDYTPIDGYPADLHRLAHYGEKGVLCLMSDSTNSHNPNPTPSELSVAPALDRVFSKAEGRVVLSTFSSNIHRVYQAIQYAVKYGRKICVIGRSMERNLEVAMQYDYIKLPKNIFVEPDEVAHMSDKDVLIVTTGSQGEGNSALFRMSIGEHRHIKIKPTDLIVLSSRAIPGNEGSISQMLNHLQKCGAKIAYDKDLHVSGHASLEEQKLMLRLVNPKFFLPIHGEYNHVMKHKETAMLCGVPERNILLMTDGEQIEIAPKYMRKVKTVKTGKTYIDNQNNYEIEDDIVMDRQKLATDGVVMIVAQVSEQTGKMMDKPKVTSFGLVADKRDRAFAKEIEEILENFLLNMKPGLIGNPKTLEGDLRQVIRKHIFRKMKKYPLIVPNIFIH; encoded by the coding sequence ATGGCAGAAGAGACACAAGAGGCAGCACAAAGCAAACCTCAGGAACAACGCAAACCAAATAACAACCGCAAACCAAATAACAATCGTAGACCAAACGGCAATCAGAAGAAGCCAAACGGTGAAAAAAATGCAAATGCAAAGCCAAGAACAAACAACAATAAAAACAAAAGTCGCGGCCGTCACAAAAGAGGAGCTTCTCCTATTGATGACAAGCTTAAAGCATTTGTTGTAAAAAATCAGGAAGCACACAAGCAAAGACTGAATCCTCACTATAAACTTGATTTGGAATCAAAAGCGAGAGTCCGTGTCACACCACTTGGAGGGCTTGGAGAAATCGGCGGAAATATTGCTGTATTTGAAACTGACAATGAAGCAATTCTTGTCGATGTAGGGATGAGTTTTCCAGATGAAGAGATGCACGGGGTTGATATACTGATTCCCGATTTTACCTATCTGCATGAAATCAAGCATAAAATTGTCGGTATTATCATTACGCATGCGCATGAAGATCATATCGGTGCAGTACCGTATCTTTTTAGAGAACTGCAGTTTCCTATATACGGAACGCCATTGCCTTTGGCAATGATTGGAAACAAATTTGATGAGCATCATTTAAAAGAGGCTAGAAAATATTTTAATCCTATTGAAAAAAGAAAAGTCTATAAAATAGGAAATGATTTTGAAGTTGAGTGGATGCATATGACCCACTCTATTTTAGACTCTTCTTCTGTGGCGATTACAACAGCAGCCGGAACTGTGATACATACAGGTGATTTCAAGATTGACTATACACCGATAGACGGGTATCCCGCAGACTTACACCGTTTGGCACATTATGGCGAAAAAGGGGTGTTGTGTTTGATGAGTGATTCGACAAATTCACATAATCCTAATCCTACACCGTCTGAGTTAAGTGTTGCACCGGCACTTGACCGTGTATTCAGCAAGGCAGAGGGAAGAGTGGTTCTTTCAACGTTCAGCTCAAATATTCATCGTGTTTATCAGGCAATTCAGTATGCTGTGAAATATGGTCGTAAAATTTGTGTTATCGGACGTTCTATGGAGCGTAATCTTGAAGTGGCTATGCAATATGACTATATTAAATTACCAAAAAATATCTTTGTGGAACCGGATGAAGTGGCACACATGAGTGATAAAGATGTTTTAATCGTGACAACAGGTTCTCAGGGTGAAGGCAATTCGGCACTGTTTAGAATGTCAATAGGTGAGCACAGACATATTAAAATTAAACCGACTGATTTGATTGTTCTCTCTTCCCGTGCTATTCCCGGTAATGAGGGTTCTATTTCCCAAATGCTTAATCACCTGCAAAAATGTGGAGCTAAAATTGCCTATGACAAAGATTTACATGTTTCAGGACATGCATCTTTAGAAGAGCAAAAATTGATGCTTCGTCTCGTTAATCCTAAGTTCTTTTTACCGATTCACGGTGAATACAATCATGTAATGAAACATAAAGAGACTGCAATGCTGTGTGGTGTTCCTGAGAGAAATATTTTACTTATGACAGATGGAGAACAGATAGAGATTGCACCAAAATATATGAGAAAAGTCAAAACTGTAAAAACCGGCAAGACATATATTGATAATCAAAACAATTATGAAATCGAAGATGACATAGTTATGGATCGCCAAAAACTTGCGACAGACGGTGTTGTTATGATAGTGGCTCAGGTGAGTGAACAAACCGGAAAAATGATGGATAAACCAAAAGTGACATCATTTGGTCTGGTCGCTGACAAAAGAGACAGGGCTTTTGCAAAAGAGATAGAAGAAATACTGGAAAACTTCCTGTTGAACATGAAGCCCGGACTTATTGGTAATCCTAAAACTTTAGAAGGTGATTTGCGTCAGGTTATCAGAAAACATATTTTCAGAAAAATGAAAAAATACCCGCTGATTGTTCCAAATATCTTTATTCACTAA
- the hisF gene encoding imidazole glycerol phosphate synthase subunit HisF produces MNYFAKRIIPCLDVKDGRVVKGVNFVGLKDAGDPVEVARRYNEEGADEITFLDITASSDNRDTIVDIVAQVAREIFIPLTVGGGIRKLDDIYKLLNVGCDKVSVNSAAIKRPQLIDEGAKRFGSQCIVTAIDVKKTGDKYNVYLNGGRVDTGIDAVEWAKEVVDRGSGEILLTSMDADGTKAGFELNITEQISRAVHVPVIASGGAGTMQHIKEAFEHGADAALAASIFHYKEIDIMDLKYYLHEQNIPVRL; encoded by the coding sequence ATGAATTATTTTGCAAAGAGAATCATCCCATGCCTGGATGTAAAAGACGGACGTGTTGTCAAAGGCGTCAATTTTGTAGGGCTCAAAGATGCCGGTGACCCTGTTGAAGTAGCCCGCAGATACAATGAAGAGGGTGCGGATGAAATTACATTTTTGGATATTACAGCTTCTTCTGACAACAGAGACACAATAGTAGATATAGTTGCCCAGGTAGCACGAGAAATTTTCATACCGCTAACTGTAGGCGGAGGCATTCGCAAACTAGATGATATATACAAACTTTTAAATGTCGGCTGTGATAAAGTCAGCGTTAATTCCGCAGCCATAAAAAGACCCCAACTCATAGACGAAGGTGCCAAACGCTTTGGATCACAGTGTATTGTCACAGCAATTGATGTGAAAAAAACAGGTGACAAATACAATGTTTACTTAAACGGCGGACGCGTAGATACAGGTATAGACGCCGTAGAGTGGGCAAAAGAGGTTGTAGACAGAGGAAGCGGAGAAATTCTTTTGACATCTATGGATGCGGATGGAACCAAAGCAGGTTTTGAACTCAATATAACAGAACAGATAAGCCGTGCAGTACATGTACCGGTCATAGCCAGTGGCGGTGCAGGTACAATGCAACATATAAAAGAAGCATTTGAACACGGAGCAGATGCTGCATTGGCTGCTTCCATATTTCACTACAAAGAGATAGATATAATGGATCTGAAATATTATTTACATGAACAAAATATTCCGGTAAGGCTATAA
- a CDS encoding RluA family pseudouridine synthase: protein MPFVRKRMFAPKKQKAFLYLIQELGYTQKEAQRLIAKGRLFVNGEPMTRTAGEIEGEFEFIYFEPITRGLEPTYEEEEFVVFDKPSGVLIHPQNRYTPYSLIDELKYQYGRDANITHRIDQETSGLVLCAKNKQSERDIKMMFEQRDMKKKYLAFVHGDFKKELTVVEPLLRAEDESAIVRMVVKVDTKGKASKTFFRPLEYFEKLNMTLVECVPYTGRQHQIRVHLFHVKHPIVGDPIYGQSEENIVKFLERELSAEQRIKNSGAQRLLLHASELAFDLYGDSYTIKSKVDFLKTCLLHVM from the coding sequence TTGCCATTCGTAAGAAAGAGAATGTTTGCACCAAAAAAACAAAAAGCATTTTTATATTTAATTCAAGAACTTGGGTATACCCAAAAAGAAGCACAGCGTCTTATTGCCAAGGGAAGGCTTTTTGTTAACGGAGAACCGATGACGAGGACTGCAGGTGAAATTGAAGGTGAATTTGAATTTATCTACTTTGAACCTATTACAAGAGGTTTGGAACCTACATACGAAGAAGAAGAGTTTGTTGTTTTTGACAAGCCGAGTGGTGTGCTTATTCATCCTCAAAACAGATACACGCCCTACTCTCTTATAGATGAATTAAAATACCAATACGGCAGAGATGCAAATATTACACACAGAATCGATCAGGAGACAAGTGGTCTGGTCTTGTGTGCAAAGAACAAGCAGAGTGAACGTGATATTAAAATGATGTTTGAGCAAAGAGATATGAAAAAGAAATATTTGGCATTTGTACACGGAGATTTTAAAAAAGAGCTTACTGTGGTGGAGCCGCTGTTAAGAGCAGAAGATGAAAGTGCTATTGTTCGTATGGTAGTAAAAGTTGATACAAAAGGCAAAGCTTCAAAAACTTTTTTTAGACCATTGGAATATTTTGAAAAACTAAATATGACACTTGTGGAATGTGTGCCGTATACAGGAAGACAGCATCAAATCAGAGTGCATTTGTTTCACGTGAAACATCCGATAGTCGGTGATCCGATTTATGGACAGAGCGAAGAGAATATTGTTAAATTTTTAGAGAGAGAACTATCTGCCGAACAAAGAATAAAAAACAGCGGAGCACAACGTTTATTGTTACATGCCAGTGAATTGGCATTTGATTTATATGGGGATTCTTATACCATAAAAAGCAAGGTAGACTTTTTAAAAACATGTTTATTACATGTAATGTGA
- the folE gene encoding GTP cyclohydrolase I FolE, whose protein sequence is MMHHVGEDPSREGLLDTPARVRKAYEFIYGGYKEDPAEILKKALFTTSNDEMVLVKDIEFYSTCEHHLLPIIGRVHVAYIPDGKVVGLSKIPRVVNVFARRMQIQEQLTEQIADAIMDTIAPKGVGVVIQARHMCMEMRGVEKINSTTTSSALRGLFKKDEKTRSEFFSLINSPTGNRY, encoded by the coding sequence ATGATGCATCATGTCGGAGAAGATCCAAGTCGTGAAGGGCTGTTGGATACACCTGCACGCGTGCGAAAAGCCTATGAGTTTATTTACGGCGGATACAAAGAAGATCCTGCGGAAATTTTAAAAAAAGCGCTTTTTACGACCTCCAATGATGAAATGGTTTTGGTAAAAGACATAGAGTTCTATTCTACATGTGAACATCATCTTCTGCCTATTATCGGTCGGGTACATGTAGCCTATATTCCAGACGGAAAAGTGGTCGGACTTTCAAAAATTCCCCGAGTTGTCAATGTGTTTGCCCGCCGTATGCAGATTCAAGAACAGCTGACGGAACAGATTGCTGATGCCATTATGGATACGATTGCGCCAAAGGGTGTTGGTGTTGTCATTCAGGCGCGTCATATGTGTATGGAGATGCGCGGTGTTGAAAAGATAAACTCAACGACAACATCATCAGCGCTTCGCGGACTTTTCAAAAAAGATGAAAAAACACGCAGTGAATTCTTTTCTCTCATTAATTCTCCTACGGGAAACAGATACTAA
- a CDS encoding purine-nucleoside phosphorylase, whose protein sequence is MIICAGNNETFSFATPMGVGLIETAMNLTRLCLFDKPEFLLFVGTAGSYGEKKIFDIIESKTAANIELAFLSNDAYTPLDNVVTTNTTNKKDIVVNSSNYISTNETLIKNFLKFGVGIENMEFFSVLRIAQEFNIPAGGVFCITNYTNKQAHEDFLKNQSKAKELLEEHVKKRIAELTAK, encoded by the coding sequence ATGATTATATGTGCAGGAAACAATGAAACATTTTCTTTTGCAACTCCAATGGGAGTAGGGCTCATTGAAACAGCTATGAATCTTACACGGCTTTGTCTATTTGACAAACCGGAATTTTTACTCTTTGTAGGAACTGCAGGAAGCTATGGAGAAAAAAAAATATTTGATATCATAGAATCAAAAACTGCTGCAAATATAGAACTGGCATTTTTAAGTAATGATGCCTATACACCGCTTGATAATGTTGTCACAACAAACACTACCAATAAAAAAGACATTGTTGTCAACTCATCAAATTATATATCTACAAACGAAACATTGATAAAAAACTTTTTAAAATTTGGTGTCGGCATAGAAAATATGGAATTTTTTTCAGTGTTGCGCATTGCCCAGGAGTTTAATATTCCTGCCGGCGGTGTGTTTTGTATAACAAACTATACTAACAAACAGGCTCATGAAGATTTTCTCAAGAATCAATCCAAAGCAAAAGAACTCCTTGAAGAGCATGTAAAAAAGCGTATAGCAGAGCTAACAGCAAAATGA